One window from the genome of Pyxicephalus adspersus chromosome 6, UCB_Pads_2.0, whole genome shotgun sequence encodes:
- the CREB3 gene encoding cyclic AMP-responsive element-binding protein 3: MSLLAEFGGMEDCDLLDFLLDDVLPVVPEAYGKDWGPAEDFCDPAVEGFLSELLGSPLCEDPISPPASDSGISEGQPAAPSPESWDSSPPHIVQSEHNYSQLQSVRTDTCDGDVFIDLDVSVDQCDVPIALCMEEEEEEEEDEGDGHFLTPQIIPLSEEESRLLKKEGIILPQHLPLTKTEERALKRVRRKIRNKRSAQESRKKKKEYVDGLENRVMQCTAHNEVLQKKVQQLQKQNMSLLQQLRNLQALVSQMGTKTTATSTCVMVLALSFCLILFPSLYPFGTNIGPQGSRGVVSRQLRNLPSDLPSDLPSDLPSDLPVLSTLSQDEAVDEVVLEKNSAGRTRDDSLLDLSHQELHLDPSLQGAQNDTPQVQDVGTAESKPSITSNSSSDLPAQPAEGQTEPRAGQLSAPPQLLPVLPDKSNWMEKTRSIIITPHHSDEM; this comes from the exons ATGTCCCTGCTTGCAGAATTTGGTGGAATGGAGGATTGTGACCTCCTGGACTTCCTGTTGGATGATGTACTTCCTGTTGTCCCCGAGGCCTATGGGAAGGATTGGGGCCCCGCAGAG GATTTCTGTGACCCAGCAGTGGAGGGATTTCTGTCGGAGCTCCTGGGCAGCCCCCTGTGTGAGGATCCCATCTCCCCTCCAGCCAGTGACAGCGGAATATCTGAGGGTCAGCCTGCTGCTCCTTCACCTGAAAGCTGGGACTCCTCCCCCCCCCACATTGTACAGAGCGAACACAACTACTCCCAGCTCCAGAGTGTGCGCACGGACACCTGTGATGGAGACGTCTTCATAGACCTAG ATGTCAGTGTGGACCAGTGTGATGTCCCCATCGCTCTGTgcatggaggaggaggaggaggaggaggaggatgagggtgatgGACATTTCCTGACCCCCCAG ATAATTCCGCTGTCTGAGGAAGAATCTCGTCTGCTAAAGAAAGAAGGAATAATTTTACCCCAACATCTGCCCCTTACCAAG ACAGAGGAGCGAGCTCTGAAACGAGTTCGCAGGAAAATTCGAAACAAACGCTCAGCGCAGGAGAGCCGCAAGAAGAAGAAGGAATATGTGGATGGACTGGAGAACAG GGTGATGCAGTGCACTGCCCACAACGAGGTTCTTCAGAAGAAGGTGCAACAGCTGCAGAAACAGAACAT gTCCTTATTGCAGCAGCTGAGAAACCTGCAGGCACTTGTGAGTCAGATGGGGACCAAAACCACAGCAACCAGCACCTGTGTGATG GTGTTGGCTCTCTCCTTCTGCCTTATCCTCTTCCCCAGTTTGTATCCATTTGGAACGAACATTGGACCCCAGGGCAGTCGCGGAG TTGTTTCTCGCCAGCTGCGCAATCTTCCCTCCGATCTTCCCTCCGATCTTCCCTCCGATCTTCCCTCCGATCTTCCCGTTCTCAGCACCCTCAGTCAGGATGAAGCTGTGGACGAAGTTGTTCTGGAGAAAAACTCTGCAGGGCGAACCCGGGATGACTCCCTGCTGGACCTCTCCCATCAGGAGCTGCACCTGGACCCTTCCCTGCAGGGGGCACAGAATGACACCCCACAGGTCCAAGACGTTGGTACTGCAGAATCCAAACCTTCCATTACCAGCAATTCCTCCTCCGACCTCCCAGCACAACCTGCAGAAGGACAGACGGAGCCGCGAGCGGGCCAATTATCGGCTCCTCCACAACTTCTCCCTGTCCTGCCAGACAAGTCCAACTGGATGGAGAAGACTCGGAGTATTATTATTACTCCGCACCACTCGGATGAGATGTAA